The Bacteroidota bacterium genome includes the window TGTAAATGACGCACCGCTTGCACTGGATGATTACTATAACCTTTTAGCAAACGGAGTACTTCACGATAATGTACTCTTAAATGATTCGGATATTGAATCGGATAGTATAGTCGTATCCGGCGTTGTACAATCTGGATCAGTAAATGGCGTTTTAACCATACAGCCAAATGGAGACCTAAGTTATATTCCCGATTCAAATTTTGCAGGCACAATTAGCATTAGTTACATTGTTTGCAATTACGGGATATCCGGCTTGTGTGATACAGCTACTGTGTTAATTGAAGTTACCAATTCAGCTCCTGTAGCGCTTGCAGACACTTTTTATATTCAAAGTGGAAATGTTTTTACAGGAAATTGTATCGGCAATGATTTTGATCCCGAAGGAGGGCAGCTTTTTATGGATACTGTGCCACTACAATTCACCGGACATGGAATTTTAAGCTTATTGACCAATGGCGACTTTTTCTATCAGCCATTTAATTCATTTACCGGAATAGATGCCTTTGATTACCAGGTTTGTGATGCAGCACTTTTTCCTTTGTGCAATAGCGCTACAGTACTGCTTGTAGTTGGTAATCAAAAACCTGTTGCCCAAAATGATACCTTTTATGTAGCTGCAGGAAGTATGCGCTCTGGAAATGTGTTGTTGAATGATGTTGATCCGGAAGGAGGGATGCTTTGGGTTACACAGCAACTAAGTACCAATTTTACCATTCAGCTGGATGGTAGCTTTACATACACAGCCCAAGACGATTTTAGAGATTTTTGGGAGGTTAGTTATGAGATTTGCGATAATGGAACTCCTACCGGATGCGATACAGCTAAACTTGTATTTTTTGCGAAAGAAAATAGTGTGATTATTCCGAATGCGTTTTCTCCCAACAACGACAATGTAAATGATTTTTTTGTGATTGAAGGGGTTGAAGATTTTCCAAACAATGAATTGCAAATTTTTGATAGAAACGGGCTTATAGTGTTCAATGTTAGGGCCTACAAAAACACCTGGAACGGATTAAATAACAAGGGAGTTGCATTGGTCCCAGGATCCTATTTTTATGTGTTCAACAAGCATGATGGAAGCAAGCTTTTGAATGGCTATATTGTAATTAGTAAATAGTATTAGCGAGCAACAACCCAATCACCATTTAATTTAATAGCTAAGGTCTAAATTACGTAGGTTTATTACTACAAATCGGTTGAGTTCAATCGATAAATGAGCAAAATAGCGGTGTGACAATTTTTTAGCCCCAAGAAAAACAATTACTTTTGGGCCTTTAGTCAAAATTCATGAAAGCTCAATTCAGGTATTTATTTTATTTTATAGGATTAGCGTTACTATTTACTACTTGTAAAAAGGAAACAGTGAATACCGACAACGAGCCGTTTACTCCACCCGAAATTACCCCACCGGCATATAGTTTTTCACGCTTTGATGCAAACGGGTTATTAATGTCGAAGAAAATTAGTGTGTCTTACTATGATCCGTTAAATGGACTTATAGAAACAGTTTCAAAGGAAGCTGAAGCAAGGTTTAAATATTCAGCATTTGACACTTTTTATAGTGATGCTGGTGCAGTAACATGCCAAGGAAAAGGACTTTCATTGCAGAATAACAAAACCTACTTATTATCAGGCTCATCTGCAAATACATTAGCCTTCCCCGACTCTTTCGTTATATGGAACGTGGCAGGGAATAATGTCACAGGCATAGCTAATTTTATACTTTCAACCAGCGATGGAATGCCTGAATACAAAGGAGTTTATAACAACTCTATACCCAGTGATATTAGCAGGGCAAATGGAGTTAAAATTCCATTAGGAGCAAATATAGTGGGAGCCGATTCTGTATTTATTACTTTAACATCAGGCACCAAATCTATAAGCAAAACGGTTGGTGGAATGGACAGCTATTGCGAATTTTCAAATACTGAACTAAATTCATTACCCGCATCTGCTGTTAAATCTGCATTGTTGCAAATAGCCCCAGTTAAGTTTGATGTTACACTAGCCGGAGGTCAAAAAATGTATTTTGCAAATCAAAACTCCTACTCAAAATACATTACAATACAATAATTCCTTGCAAGCTCAAGACTTTATTAATGTGGTTTTTTGAGAAATTCAATTAACTTTCTTTTTATAATTTGTTTGTTAGGAAATCCAGCAATCTTAATCTAACAATCGGGAGTCAATATTAACTGTATATTTTAAGCAAATATAATTTTAATATGTAGTTTTAGCTTTTGCTAAATGTTGCGAATGATGGTTCCTATCGCGCGAATTAACAATAACACACAATGAGGGAGTTTTGTCCCTTATCTTAAATAAATAAACAACCAATGAAACAAAAGAAAGGAAAAGGTAGCCAAGGCAAAGGGAAACAGGTAATTATTCAGGCGCTACTTTCTGTATTTCATCAACACCCAAAAAAAGTTTTTAACCCGAAACAACTTTCGAGCATGCTCGATATACGCAACCCTCATGACCGGTTACTTGTAAACACTGTTCTTGAAGATTTGTGCGATAGACAACAACTTGAAGAAATAGATCGCGGAAAGTTTCGATTAAGTGGAAACAGTCAACAATTTATAACAGGTATAGCACAGTTAGTTACTTCTGGAGCGGCCTACGTAGTAAGCGAAGAGAGCGAAGCAGATGTATATATTAGTCCACGAGGCACGCTAAATGCCATGAATGGTGATAAGGTAAAAGTTTCGGTTTTTAAAAATACCGGGCGCCAAAAAAATCCAGAAGGCGAAATAGTTGAAATTATACAGCGCGCCAAAACTGAGTTTGTTGGAACGGTTGAACTATCTAAAAACTTTGCATTTTTAAGCTCCAGCGGTCCCCGTTCAGGGCCCGATATTTTTATTCCTATCAGCAAACTAAAAGGTGCAAGAAACGGCGATAAAGCAATTGCAAAAATAACAGACTGGCAAGCCGGTGAAAAAAATCCGACCGGTGAAATTGTCGCAGTACTTGGAAAGGCAGGTGAAAACAACACCGAAATGCATGCAATTCTCGCCGAATATGGATTACCGTATGAGTTTCCAAAGGAGGTTGAAAATGAAGCCAACAAATTAAACACGCAAATAAGCAGTGAAGAAATTGCAAAGCGTAGAGACTTTCGAAACATAACCACTTTTACCATAGACCCGGTTGATGCAAAGGATTTTGACGATGCTCTTTCTATTCAATTAGTTTCGAAAAAAGGGGAGTCTCCTATATGGGAAATAGGTGTGCATATTGCCGATGTAAGTCATTACCTGCTTCCAAAAACCATACTCGACCAGGAGGCTTTTGAACGTGCAACATCTGTTTATTTAGTCGACAGGGTAGTGCCCATGCTCCCCGAAATACTTTCGAACAACGTTTGTTCTCTGCGTCCTAAAGAAGAAAAACTCTGCTTTTCGGCGGTGTTTCAAATGGACGAAGAAGGCACAGTGCTCAACGAGTGGTTTGGGCGTACAATTATTAATTCGGATCACCGATTTACGTATGAGGAAGCCCAAACGGTACTCGAAACCTCAGAAGGGCCCTATGTTCAGGAATTACTAACACTAGATAAAATAGCAAAAAAATTACGAGAAGCCCGATTTAAAAAGGGCTCCATTGGTTTTGACAAGGTAGAGGTTAAATTTAACTTAGATAAAGATGGAGATCCAATAGGCGTGTTTTTTAAAGTTGCGAAAGACAGTAACATGCTAATTGAGGATTTTATGTTGCTTGCCAATCGCAAGGTAGCTGAGTTTGTTGGATTAAATGGAGCGAGCTATGCATCTAAAAAAGCAGGGGCTGCCCAAACAGCATCGCAATTGCCCTTTGTTTACCGAATTCACGATGCGCCCGATAAAGATAGACTGAATGCTTTTAGCGATTTAGTTGGACGGTTTGGGTATAAATTAAAAATAAATTCACCCAAAGAAGTTGCCGATAGTATGAATAAATTGTTGAAGGAAGTTGTTGGTAAACGCGAAGAAAGTATGGTTGAGCAATTGGCTATTCGCACTATGGCAAAGGCTATTTACACCACAAAAAACATAGGACACTACGGACTTGCTTTTGATTACTATACACATTTCACCTCGCCCATTCGTCGCTACCCCGATGTTATGGTACACCGGCTTTTGCAGTACTATCTCGACAAAAAACACAACAACAGCAATCAGCAAGTATTGACAGAAGATTTGGAGCTTAAGTGCAAACACAGCAGCGATATGGAAAAACGCGCAGCCGAAGCCGAGCGTTCAAGTATTAAATACAAACAAGTTCAGTTTATGCAGGACCACATTGGAGAGCTGTTTGAAGGAGTAATTTCAGGTGTTTCGGAGTGGGGACTTTATGTAGAAATTATTGAAAATCATTGCGAAGGAATGGTGCGTATAAAAGATCTTGAGGGCGATTTTTTTGTGTACGATGAAGAAAATTATTGCTACTGGGGAAAACGCACAAAGCTTAAATACCAATTGGGTGACAAAGTTTTAGTAAAAATAAAGCGAGCCGATTTAGTTAAAAAGCAATTGGATTTTGAACTAATAAAAAAGATTGATCAGGTACATTTAAAAGAAAATTAATTCGGAAATGTTTAGATGCTGCTTGCAAAAGCAAATAATCATTTAAATAGAATTTTGTTTCAGTACTAAACCTATTTTGAGATTCCTTTATCAAGTATCCTCATAGTTAACAGCCGCTTTTTTAATCAATTGTTTTAGCTGTTGATTTGCCAGTTTCTCTTGCTTGGAATCTTTAAGATTTTCATAGGATTTAACAACTAGTTTTTGCGCTTCAATCTGCAACTCGAGCGATTGGTTGCTAAGCCGGCAAAGCTTTTGTAAACAGTCGCTAATAGTTGATTGTGCAAAATGCAATTTAGCGGTATGGAGTAAAAATATATCTTCTTTAAGTGCTTTTTCGTTAATAGCATTGCACTCATTAATAAAGGCAAGCACCCATTCATATTCTGATAGACGCAAGCCCAAATCAATAATTTTTTTCTGAAAGGAATAACCTAGTTTTTCATTTTCTATAAAGGCCTCGTTTGCAAGTCCTAATAAATATATTTCGAATAAATCACGCTCAAAAACAGAGGCCCCTTCTTCGATTCTTCGTTCGCAAAACCGAACCGCCAATCCAAGCATTTCCTTAAGCTCCTCGTGTTCAATAGTCACGGCAAGACTTGCAATTTTATCCTTAAACAAAGTAAAAAAGGGACGTTGATCAGGATACTCAAAGGCTCGGTAAGCACAATAATAGCAATCAAGAATAGGCAATTTGTTAAGGTCGTATTGTTCAGCAAAACTTAAAGCCTCTTCAATGAATACTGGCTTTGGTGTTGTGTTTGCTGTAGCAGATGACAATAAATAACACCCGTTCTTAAGCTTGTTCAGAACAATAAACAGAGTTAAATTCTCGTCACTTTTTTTTAGGTAGTCTAAGCTATTAAGTCTTTCATAATATCCCGAAAACTGTGCCTCATGAAAAATTTTAGAATGATACAAAAAGTAGTTCGTGTTTTTTTTTGATTCAACAAGCGTTGATTTCTCTACTAACAAAAAATCATTTACAAAGTGTTTTTGTAAGGCATGTTTTCGGTACGCACTTAATAAATTTAACTGATGTTGTTCGGCGTTATTTTGGTACTCAATAAAACCCAAGCACGATTCGCAAACCTGCAGCAGATAAGAGCATACATGCCTCAAACGCAAATCATCGTACTTGCTTTTGGGAAACAAATGAGCATATACTCTTTGTTTTGAAGTATTCCTTTCGGTAAAATCTTGTAAGGAAAGCAAGTAATTGCTAAGCGCAATAACCTCTTTGTGTTGATTGTAAACAGGGGAATTCACAAAGCGATTCAATAACGCCTTTTCTTTTCGGTTTAATGCCTTAAGCAGAATTAGTAACTTGGATTGAAGCATTTTTGTTTTTTATAAGTAGCAGAAAGAAGGGTAAATACTCTCCGACAAAAAAACAAAATATATTCGTAAAACAATTAACAACAAAGGAAATTGTTCATAATGAACAAAAAAATAATCCGACAAAATGATTAATTTAACATACCTTTTTGAACCAAGTATTCTGCAATTTGTACAGCATTTGTTGCAGCGCCTTTTCGCAAATTATCTGAAACTATCCAAAGGTTTAATGTTTTTGGCTGCGATTCATCTCGTCGTATGCGGCCAACAAAAACTTCGTCGCGGTTGTGTGCATTTATGGGCATCGGATATAGCAATTGAGTAATATCATCTTGAACCTCTACACCTTTAAAACTCTTCAATAAGGATACAACATCTTGTAGTTCAAAATCGTTGTTAAACTCTACATTTACACTTTCTGAATGACCTCCAATTACCGGAATACGAACAGTAGTAGAGGTAACCCTAATACCAGTATCTCCCAATATTTTTCGGGTTTCATTCACCATTTTCATTTCTTCTTTGGTATATCCATTGTCGGTAAAGACATCAATTTGTGGTAAAACATTTAAATCAATTTTATATGGATAGGCTTTTTCTCCTTCAATACCACTGCGCTCATTCATTAACTGTGCTACTGCTTTAACGCCAGTTCCCGTCACCGATTGGTAAGTTGATACAACGATTCGATTAATTTGATATTTCCAATGCAAAGGCGCCAACGCCATTACCATTTGAATGGTTGAACAATTAGGATTAGCAATTATTTTATCAGAAGGGCTTAATTCACAAGCGTTGATTTCAGGAACGATTAATTTTTTTGTAGTATCCATTCGCCAAGCACTTGAATTATCAATTACTGTAGTTCCTACAGCTTCAAATTTTGGAGCCCACTCCAAGGAAGTACTGCCGCCAGCTGAAAAAAGTGCAAGTTGTGGCTTTCGTGAAATGGCATTTTCCATCGAAACTACTTCATAGTCTTTGCCCGAAAAACGCACGTTGTTTCCCACACTTTTTGAAGAAGCAACGGGTATAAATTCACTTACCGGAAAAGCTCTTTCTTCCAGTATGTTCATCATCTTACTGCCCACCAAGCCCGTGGCGCCTACAACTGCAACTCTCATAATGATTGTTTTTTTTATGTTGGAAATTTTATCTTTCGCAAAAATACTATATTTACACATCAAGCAAATGAAGGAATGACTCGTATTTTAATTTTATTTCTGTCGCTAGTACCATTCTTACTTAAGGCACAGGTTCACGACAATTTTAACGATGGGGATTTTACGGCAAACCCTGTATGGACAGGAGATGTGGCTGAGTTTTCTGTAAATGCAACACAACAATTACAACTCAACAGTACCGGAAACAATGCATCTTTTTTGTCAACAAATCTTGCTCTTCCATTAGCAAATACGGTTGAATGGAAAATGTATGTGAAACAAACTTTCGCCGGATCTGCTAGCAACTATGGAAGGGTATATTTGTTTTCAGACCAAGCCAATCTTGAGGGACCACTTAACGGCTATTACTTGCAATTTGGTGAAGCCTTGAGTAATGATGCAATTGAGTTGTTTAAACAAAGTGGAACAGTGAGCACTTCGGTTGCAAGGGGTACAAATGCCCAAATTGCCGCATCTTTTGCAGTAGGTGTTAAGGTAACACGCGATGCGAGTGGGCTTTGGACACTTTATGTGGATGCTAGTGGAGGGACCAATTACATTCAGGAAGCAAGTGGAACTGAAGCCGGTTTTACGAATGCTACCTTTTTTGGTGTTGCAACAACCTACACCTCAACCAATGCTAACAAGTTTTTTTACGATAATTTTAGTGTTGATTCTTTGCAAATAGACCTTACTCCACCAGCGTTGAGTTCGATTAATGTGGTTTCGTCAACGCAACTGGATGTTACTTTTACAGAAGCAGTTGACAGCGCCTCCGCCCAATCTGTCTCACATTATTTTGTGAACAACTCAATTGGATTTGCAACAAATGCTCTGCGCGATGCTGCGAATTTAAGCTTAGTGCATTTAACATTCTCTACACCTTTTTTGTCGGGCATTACAGATACTTTGTTTGTTGATAGTATACTCGATTTAAATGCTAATTTACTGCTTGCAGACACACTCACTTTTACTTATGTAGCGCCCTTTGTTCCGGGTTTTAAAGATATACAGATCAACGAAATTATGGCCGACCCAACACCGGTTGTTGGATTGCCCAATGCAGAGTTTCTGGAGTTGTACAATGCTAGCAACAACCCCATAAACATTGGCAATTGGAGTATTGCCGACAATTTAGTGGCCTCACCAGCCAATCTTCCTGCAGTGCTGTTACAACCTGATTCTTTTATTGTGCTTTGCGCTAGTTCCAGTCTTCCGTTGTTCTCATCATTTAACAACGTATATGGCATCGCATCTTTCCCAAGCTTAGTAAATACGGGCAATACGCTGTTTTTGAAAAACATTACAGGTACGCTTATAGACACAGTAAATTACCTCGACAGCTGGTATCAAGACATAAACAAAGCGCAAGGAGGATGGACCTTGGAATTAATAAACCCTGACGCTCCACTAAGTTGTGCTCCAGCGGGTAATTGGATTGCATCTGTGAATGCTTCTGGTGGTACACCGGGAACACAAAACTCGGTGTACAACAATGCTCCCGATGTTACAGCTCCCGGCATTTCAGGAATTCAAGTAATAGACGCGTTTCATATTAACGTATGTTTTACTGAAGCAATTGATATAACTACGCTTAATAATAATCAAAACTATACTATTAACAATGGTGTTGGTAATCCATCAAGCACTTCACCATACAATTCACTAACCTGCATTAGCCTTACTTTACCAATAGCCCTAGTATCACAACTTACAAACACAATCACCCTAAGCAATCTGGCTGATTGCTCTGGTAACATTATTTCCCCGAACACAGGATCTTTTACCTACTTTGCTCCTGTAGTGGCTGCTCCCAAAGACCTTGTCATTAGTGAAATTTACTCAAGCCCCACTGCTTCATCTACTCTACCCAATGCCGAATACCTAGAAATTTATAACCGAAGCGGGAATCCAATTGACCTAAACAATTGGAGCATTCGTGACGATATTACCATTACAACTCCGAACATGGGTAGTTACATTTTAAAACCCGACTCCTTTGTTGTATTATGCAGTACTGGCAATGTGGCCTTATTTGGCGCGCTAAGCAATGTGCTTGGAGTTAGCTCTTTTCCCTCATTAAACAACTCCGGAGATCACATTTATTTGCGCAGCAACTTCTCAACAATTATTGATTCGGTTCCTTACACCGATGCCTGGTATCGCGATGCTCTTAAAGCTGCAGGGGGTTGGAGCCTCGAACTTATTAATCCTGAACTGCCAATTAGCTGTGCCCCAGCATTTAACTGGATTGCTTCTATTTCTGCAAATTATGGAACCCCGGGCATTCAAAACTCAGTTTACTCAATCGCTCCGGATGTAACCTCACCAAGCATTATAAGTGCTTATGCACTTGATTCCTTACATGTAACGCTTTGTTTTAGTGAAGCGGTCGATTTGGGCCAAGTATCTATTGCAAACAATTACTTTGTAAGTGGTGCTATTGGAAACCCTATTTCGGTAGTTCCAAGTAGCGATTATTTATGTGTAACTCTGCAATTAGCAATCAATTTACAATCCCAACAAAGTTATACGGTTACAACCTCTAATCTAGGCGATTGTTCGGGTAATTTATTAAATCCGAATACTGCAACTTTTGTGTATTACATGCCTGTTGTAGCAAACCAAAAGGAGATCGTAATTACTGAAATTTATTCAAGTCCAACAGTAACTTCCGGATTACCAAATACCGAATATATCGAACTGTATAATCGAACCAACACACCAATAAACATTGGCAATTGGAGCATACGCGACGATGTAGCAAATACCACAGCCAATATTCCGAACTTTATTTTATTCCCCGATTCAGAACTTGTTATTTGTGCTGTAGCCGACAAGGCACTTTTTCCGACAAATCTGCAAGTGTTAGGAATAAGTTCATTCCCTTCCTTAAATAATACCGGTGATCATATTTTTTTGAGAAACCATTTAGGAAGCCTTGTTGATGATGTAAATTATTCAGATAGTTGGTACCGCAATTCAACTAAAAAGGCAGGAGGATGGAGTCTGGAACTGATTGACAAAAACTTTACTTGCAACAATAAACTCAATTGGATTGCTTCAACAAATGCCTCTGGTGGTACGCCTGCACAAGCCAATTCGGTAACAGGAACCTTTACTGATACTCAAGCACCTTCTTTGTTGCGAGCAATAACCACTTCAATAACCAGTGTAAAATTATTTTTTGATGAACCCGTAAATCGCGCGGCATTGGTTTCTATAGGCAATTATACATTCAGCAATGGAATAGTATTGCAAGCAGGGACACAATTCACGGTAAACGACGACTCAACAGAGGTGAACATACCTTTGCCCGACACACTGCAGTTGAAAATAATTTATACGGTGACTGTATCGGCTGCTATTGCTGATTGTGCAGGTAACAGTATCAGCAGCTTCAATAGCGCATCTTTTGGGCTTCCTGAAGAACCAGATTATAGCGATGTTGTGATTAATGAAATTTTATACGACCCAATTAGTGGAGGAACCGATTACGTTGAAATTTATAATCGATCAAACAAGGTAATCGATTTATCACAGTTAATTTTATCGGCAAAAGATACTGTAACAGATGAATTGAAAAGTCTTTCAACAATAGCTATTGAAGGATATGGCTTATTGCCCGAGAAGTACTTATTGATTTCGGAGAATAGCGAAGTAGTTAAGTCGCAATATGCAAGCTCCAATCCGCAAGGATTTTGGCAAATGAGCAGCATCCCCTCCTTTAATATTACAGATGGAACAGTTGTATTGAGTACCCCTCAACAAAAAATTATTGACGATTTACATTATTATAATACTTGGCAATTTCCGTTGTTAGTGAGTACTAAGGGTGTTTCGCTCGAACGTATCGATTATAATCGCAGTACACAAGATGCAAGCAATTGGCACTCAGCATCGCAAAATGTTGGCTTTGGTACACCGGCATACCGCAACTCTCAATACAGCGAAAATACGAGTAACATCCACGGAGAAGTTAGTGTTGAACCAGAAGTGTTTTCGCCCGATAACGACGGCTTTCAAGATGTAGTAAACATTACTTTTAAATCGGATGTTCCAGGAAATACCGGCAGCATTACTATTTTTGATGACCACGGAAGAATTGTGCGCTCCTTGGTTAAAAACGAATTGTGGGGCAACACAGGGACTTATTCATGGAATGGAATTACCGACGATCGAGACAAAGCCCGTATAGGCATTTATATAATTTTAGTCGAGGTATTTGATTTAAATGGAAACACACACAGCTATAAAAAAACATGTGTTGTGGGAGCTAAACTTTAAAGTGCGTTACTTGGTATGAAAGGATGTATTGTGTTGTTTTTGCTGAGAATGTTTTATGTTCCAATGTTGGTTTTTATACCTCTTTTTTTAGGAATATTGGTTCTTTTAGTTGGAATAAAAGATTATAGGGAAGATGAGGATCTAGCTAAAAAATTGAAGCAAAAAAAACTCGACAAGGAAATAGCCAAAGCAATTGTGCTCATGCTGGTGTCCTTGCTAATTTGGTTGGTGGTATATTAACAGAATGATAACAAACGTATTTACGGTTGATTT containing:
- a CDS encoding lamin tail domain-containing protein; the encoded protein is MTRILILFLSLVPFLLKAQVHDNFNDGDFTANPVWTGDVAEFSVNATQQLQLNSTGNNASFLSTNLALPLANTVEWKMYVKQTFAGSASNYGRVYLFSDQANLEGPLNGYYLQFGEALSNDAIELFKQSGTVSTSVARGTNAQIAASFAVGVKVTRDASGLWTLYVDASGGTNYIQEASGTEAGFTNATFFGVATTYTSTNANKFFYDNFSVDSLQIDLTPPALSSINVVSSTQLDVTFTEAVDSASAQSVSHYFVNNSIGFATNALRDAANLSLVHLTFSTPFLSGITDTLFVDSILDLNANLLLADTLTFTYVAPFVPGFKDIQINEIMADPTPVVGLPNAEFLELYNASNNPINIGNWSIADNLVASPANLPAVLLQPDSFIVLCASSSLPLFSSFNNVYGIASFPSLVNTGNTLFLKNITGTLIDTVNYLDSWYQDINKAQGGWTLELINPDAPLSCAPAGNWIASVNASGGTPGTQNSVYNNAPDVTAPGISGIQVIDAFHINVCFTEAIDITTLNNNQNYTINNGVGNPSSTSPYNSLTCISLTLPIALVSQLTNTITLSNLADCSGNIISPNTGSFTYFAPVVAAPKDLVISEIYSSPTASSTLPNAEYLEIYNRSGNPIDLNNWSIRDDITITTPNMGSYILKPDSFVVLCSTGNVALFGALSNVLGVSSFPSLNNSGDHIYLRSNFSTIIDSVPYTDAWYRDALKAAGGWSLELINPELPISCAPAFNWIASISANYGTPGIQNSVYSIAPDVTSPSIISAYALDSLHVTLCFSEAVDLGQVSIANNYFVSGAIGNPISVVPSSDYLCVTLQLAINLQSQQSYTVTTSNLGDCSGNLLNPNTATFVYYMPVVANQKEIVITEIYSSPTVTSGLPNTEYIELYNRTNTPINIGNWSIRDDVANTTANIPNFILFPDSELVICAVADKALFPTNLQVLGISSFPSLNNTGDHIFLRNHLGSLVDDVNYSDSWYRNSTKKAGGWSLELIDKNFTCNNKLNWIASTNASGGTPAQANSVTGTFTDTQAPSLLRAITTSITSVKLFFDEPVNRAALVSIGNYTFSNGIVLQAGTQFTVNDDSTEVNIPLPDTLQLKIIYTVTVSAAIADCAGNSISSFNSASFGLPEEPDYSDVVINEILYDPISGGTDYVEIYNRSNKVIDLSQLILSAKDTVTDELKSLSTIAIEGYGLLPEKYLLISENSEVVKSQYASSNPQGFWQMSSIPSFNITDGTVVLSTPQQKIIDDLHYYNTWQFPLLVSTKGVSLERIDYNRSTQDASNWHSASQNVGFGTPAYRNSQYSENTSNIHGEVSVEPEVFSPDNDGFQDVVNITFKSDVPGNTGSITIFDDHGRIVRSLVKNELWGNTGTYSWNGITDDRDKARIGIYIILVEVFDLNGNTHSYKKTCVVGAKL
- a CDS encoding aspartate-semialdehyde dehydrogenase, which encodes MRVAVVGATGLVGSKMMNILEERAFPVSEFIPVASSKSVGNNVRFSGKDYEVVSMENAISRKPQLALFSAGGSTSLEWAPKFEAVGTTVIDNSSAWRMDTTKKLIVPEINACELSPSDKIIANPNCSTIQMVMALAPLHWKYQINRIVVSTYQSVTGTGVKAVAQLMNERSGIEGEKAYPYKIDLNVLPQIDVFTDNGYTKEEMKMVNETRKILGDTGIRVTSTTVRIPVIGGHSESVNVEFNNDFELQDVVSLLKSFKGVEVQDDITQLLYPMPINAHNRDEVFVGRIRRDESQPKTLNLWIVSDNLRKGAATNAVQIAEYLVQKGMLN
- the rnr gene encoding ribonuclease R codes for the protein MKQKKGKGSQGKGKQVIIQALLSVFHQHPKKVFNPKQLSSMLDIRNPHDRLLVNTVLEDLCDRQQLEEIDRGKFRLSGNSQQFITGIAQLVTSGAAYVVSEESEADVYISPRGTLNAMNGDKVKVSVFKNTGRQKNPEGEIVEIIQRAKTEFVGTVELSKNFAFLSSSGPRSGPDIFIPISKLKGARNGDKAIAKITDWQAGEKNPTGEIVAVLGKAGENNTEMHAILAEYGLPYEFPKEVENEANKLNTQISSEEIAKRRDFRNITTFTIDPVDAKDFDDALSIQLVSKKGESPIWEIGVHIADVSHYLLPKTILDQEAFERATSVYLVDRVVPMLPEILSNNVCSLRPKEEKLCFSAVFQMDEEGTVLNEWFGRTIINSDHRFTYEEAQTVLETSEGPYVQELLTLDKIAKKLREARFKKGSIGFDKVEVKFNLDKDGDPIGVFFKVAKDSNMLIEDFMLLANRKVAEFVGLNGASYASKKAGAAQTASQLPFVYRIHDAPDKDRLNAFSDLVGRFGYKLKINSPKEVADSMNKLLKEVVGKREESMVEQLAIRTMAKAIYTTKNIGHYGLAFDYYTHFTSPIRRYPDVMVHRLLQYYLDKKHNNSNQQVLTEDLELKCKHSSDMEKRAAEAERSSIKYKQVQFMQDHIGELFEGVISGVSEWGLYVEIIENHCEGMVRIKDLEGDFFVYDEENYCYWGKRTKLKYQLGDKVLVKIKRADLVKKQLDFELIKKIDQVHLKEN
- a CDS encoding tandem-95 repeat protein — translated: MALFFLATCTALLYSAITSANCVTLFDAQSILKSPIDTNAPIAQNDYYNIAEDSVLQGQNVLANDSDPNPLDTLFLQGLPIATPLHGSLQLFTNGTFFYNPQLNYFGLDTFSYQVCDTGNLCDTAVVFLNIQAVNDAPVAINDTISMAQGIAYSGNLISNDSDNDSPNMLANTVPVLGPFNGSVFLANSGVYTYTPNAGFSGNDYFDYVICDFGSPNLCDTARVIITIGANNPPVAINDFFQCNEDAFIVNASVLTNDFDPDGTSLLVSQAPIYPPINGVLAINTNGTFTYFPNANYFGTDSFSYQVCDGGVPNFCDTAVVMLTISPVNDAPLALDDYYNLLANGVLHDNVLLNDSDIESDSIVVSGVVQSGSVNGVLTIQPNGDLSYIPDSNFAGTISISYIVCNYGISGLCDTATVLIEVTNSAPVALADTFYIQSGNVFTGNCIGNDFDPEGGQLFMDTVPLQFTGHGILSLLTNGDFFYQPFNSFTGIDAFDYQVCDAALFPLCNSATVLLVVGNQKPVAQNDTFYVAAGSMRSGNVLLNDVDPEGGMLWVTQQLSTNFTIQLDGSFTYTAQDDFRDFWEVSYEICDNGTPTGCDTAKLVFFAKENSVIIPNAFSPNNDNVNDFFVIEGVEDFPNNELQIFDRNGLIVFNVRAYKNTWNGLNNKGVALVPGSYFYVFNKHDGSKLLNGYIVISK